TTCCCGACAGGGCCCCGGTGCGGAGGCGCGTCTGCGGCACGCCCGCGAGCGCCGACACGGCTCCCGTGGGCTCTTCGCGGCGCACCAGGGGTGGCTCGGAAGACAGCCAGCGTGTCTCGTGGGGCCTCGGGCCGGGGAGCGGCACATAGACGGCACCCGGCGGCTCCAGGCCGCAATCTTGGGAGAAGGAGCCATCGTCCTGGGCCTGGCTGATGCCCGGCAGGCAGAGCAGCGAGACCAGCACCCAGGCGGTGGCACGTACGTGAGCAGGAAGGGCCATGAGGGGGCGGACGTTAGGCCCCGGCGCGAGGGCACGCCAATCAAACCGTGAGTGCCTGCCTGCTCTCCCGCTAACCTGTCTCCGCGATGAGCTCTCCCGCCCTATCACCTCCGCTTCCGCCCTCTCCCGAGAAGCAGCCGCCGCCCCATCCTCCTCGGGGCGGCTCCGGCATGCTCGCCTCCTTCCTGCACGCGTGGAACGGGCTCATCCACACCGTCGTCCACCAGCGCAACATGCGCGTCCACCTCGTCTCCGCGCTCCTCGTGGGCCTGGTGGGCAGCGGCATCGAGCTGGGGCTCGCCGAGAAGGTGACGCTCATCTTCTGCGTCCTCCTCATCTTCTTCGCGGAGATCCTCAACAGCGCGCTCGAGCACCTGGTGGACCTCGCCACCCGCCACTTCGACGAGAAGGCCCGCCTCACCAAGGACGCGGCCGCCGCTGGCGTGCTGGTGCTCGCCACCGGCACCGTCGTCATCTTCGCCGCCATCCTCGTGCACAACTGGCAGACGGTGCTCGACAGCGGGCCTCAAATCGCCCGCCAGGTGGCGCTCGGCCTGCCGCTGGCCCTGTGCGTGCTGGTGCTGGTGCTCCCCCGGCCCCGCTCCGTCTGGGTGGACCGGGTGGCCGTCGTGGGAGGTGCCGTCCTGCTCGCCGCGCTCGCCCCGCGCACCGCCAGCTCCGTCTTCACCGCCATGAACGCCGGGTTGCTCGTCGTCGCCGGGGCCGCGGCCCGCCAGCGGCGCCTCGAGCGCGCCCGCCAACACCGCTAGGCGCGGCGGAACGCGGGCAAAAAAAAACCGGCTCCAGGCCGGTTTCTTCCTCGCCACCTGGAGGGATGCTCGAACCCCGGGACCTGCCCGGAGCCCGGCTACCCGCCAGGGACAGCGCCAGTCTACCTGCTCAGGCTTCCTTGCGGAACTCCGGCCGGGCCTCGGACGTCGCCTGGGCAACGTTCTCTCCCTTGATGTCCTCCGTCACCAGGTCCAGCAGCTCCGTGGCGATGCCGATGATCTGCATGGGGGTGTAGCCGCTCGCGCGCAGCTGGTTGAAGAAGGTACGGGCGAGAATCCGGGTGCCCTGCTTGTCAGTACTCAAGGACGTGTCCTCCGAGAAGCGGTTGGACCGCGTAATCACTGGCGGTTCCATCTTCAACCCGCGTGCCAGCAGTCACCTTCCTGACGAATTCTCCATGCACTTCGGGCGGTTGAGAGAATCCAGGGGCTGGCTGGGTTGTCCGGAGATGCGAAGGGGCCTTCGCACCCCACGCGCAGCCCAGGGGGAGGGCATGCGAGGGGTGCATCGTCAAGTTCGCACCCGCTCCCTCTCGGGTGTTCAATAGCTTGCATTCGGGGGCCTGGGTGACGCACATACGCGCCCCCTGTCCCCGGCTTCAGGAGAAGAGCAGCGCATGGCGTATCGCGTGAACAACATCGGGCTGTGGTTGGACGAGCCGGAAGAGCTGCTCGGCCAGCGGGCAGCCGAGAAGCTCGGAGTGACACGCGCGGACCTCGCGTCCGTGCGGGTCGTGCGCGCGGTGCTGGATGCTCGCAAGAAGGGCAGCCCCCGCTACATCTATACGCTGGAGGTGGAACTCGCCCCGGGACGCGCGCCCAAGCGGCTGCCGCCGGACGTCGGGGAGACGGCGCCTGCGCCCGAGCCTCCGCAACGCGTGAAGGAGCCGGAGCGCATGCCGCTCATCATCGGCACCGGGCCCGCCGGCCTCTTCGCCGCGCTGGGCCTGCTGGAACGCGGCGTTCGCACCATCCTCATCGAGCGCGGCCGCGAAGTCGTGGCCCGGCGGAAAGATGTGGCGAAGCTGATGCGGGATGGCTCGCTGGACCCGGAG
The sequence above is drawn from the Archangium gephyra genome and encodes:
- a CDS encoding diacylglycerol kinase family protein → MSSPALSPPLPPSPEKQPPPHPPRGGSGMLASFLHAWNGLIHTVVHQRNMRVHLVSALLVGLVGSGIELGLAEKVTLIFCVLLIFFAEILNSALEHLVDLATRHFDEKARLTKDAAAAGVLVLATGTVVIFAAILVHNWQTVLDSGPQIARQVALGLPLALCVLVLVLPRPRSVWVDRVAVVGGAVLLAALAPRTASSVFTAMNAGLLVVAGAAARQRRLERARQHR